A stretch of the Conexivisphaerales archaeon genome encodes the following:
- a CDS encoding DUF1616 domain-containing protein, whose amino-acid sequence MIDDQIKGVLLAVILLLGLVGAGQYYYSHLIQEPFSELGTLGPSIKIGDYPTQVVAGQNFTLYLYVGNHEGHVEYYEVLVKLGNASNVNINESLPVPPLYTFGMVLVNNQTYLQPITISIPHPGINVRLVLELWQFNTTVNAFTYTGISNQLWMNVTAPLT is encoded by the coding sequence ATGATAGATGACCAGATAAAGGGTGTGCTGTTAGCAGTGATACTGCTACTGGGCTTGGTCGGGGCTGGTCAGTATTACTACTCTCATCTGATTCAAGAGCCCTTCTCAGAGCTGGGGACACTTGGACCGAGCATCAAGATAGGTGATTATCCTACTCAGGTTGTAGCTGGCCAAAACTTTACCCTCTACCTATACGTAGGCAATCACGAGGGGCATGTAGAATACTATGAGGTGCTGGTGAAGCTGGGAAACGCGAGCAATGTCAACATAAACGAATCTCTGCCAGTCCCCCCTCTCTACACCTTCGGAATGGTACTTGTCAATAACCAGACCTATCTGCAGCCGATTACAATCAGCATACCACATCCAGGCATAAATGTGAGGCTTGTACTCGAGCTCTGGCAGTTTAACACAACCGTGAATGCCTTCACCTATACAGGCATAAGCAACCAGCTGTGGATGAACGTTACTGCTCCACTGACCTGA
- a CDS encoding DUF1616 domain-containing protein — MEEVKGLKVLQNGERLRLDELVSRMVNEYSMTREEAARAICRLKESNQIELIDNSPPKNLFDYFRSAYASWFWALLVVSAITLLSIFVIPQQPPFIYVRYIAGASYVLYLPGYSLIEALYSKAGELDDLERLALSIGLSLAVVPLIGLVLNYTPWGIRLIPIILSLMIFTIAMAIIAAKRKLGYIKLAYSAT; from the coding sequence GTGGAAGAAGTAAAGGGCCTAAAGGTTCTGCAGAATGGCGAAAGGCTGAGGCTGGATGAACTGGTTTCTAGGATGGTGAATGAGTACTCGATGACAAGAGAGGAAGCTGCAAGAGCGATATGCAGGCTGAAAGAAAGCAACCAGATAGAGCTGATTGATAATTCTCCTCCAAAGAACCTTTTTGATTATTTCAGAAGTGCCTATGCTTCATGGTTCTGGGCTCTACTAGTTGTTTCTGCAATTACCCTGCTATCCATCTTTGTCATTCCCCAGCAGCCCCCTTTCATCTACGTAAGATATATTGCAGGAGCTTCATATGTGCTCTATCTTCCGGGCTATTCCCTGATAGAGGCGCTTTATTCGAAGGCTGGCGAGCTTGACGACCTGGAGAGATTGGCTCTTTCTATAGGCCTAAGCCTAGCTGTAGTGCCTCTCATCGGACTTGTCCTTAACTACACGCCATGGGGAATCAGGCTGATACCGATAATTCTGTCTTTGATGATATTTACCATAGCTATGGCCATAATAGCTGCAAAAAGAAAGCTCGGATACATCAAGCTAGCCTATTCTGCAACCTGA
- a CDS encoding transposase — MHIKRQREDFQNKIVHQIFKENDVLILEKLNVSSMLYNHSIAKSISEASWSNFTRKVIFKAESLGKHAIFVDPWGTTQFCNNCLHRVPKDLPEREHKCSNRGEVIPGDLNSALLIKRLGILKLSSPPSDGGSSPTEQGPLPSLREMVSPSNEAGSLRVNS; from the coding sequence TTGCACATAAAGAGGCAGAGAGAAGACTTCCAGAACAAAATCGTCCACCAAATCTTCAAAGAGAACGACGTCCTCATCCTTGAGAAGCTGAACGTATCTTCGATGCTCTATAACCACTCGATAGCCAAATCTATCTCTGAGGCCTCTTGGAGCAACTTTACAAGGAAGGTCATCTTCAAAGCAGAGTCGCTTGGTAAACATGCTATCTTCGTAGACCCATGGGGCACTACTCAATTCTGCAATAACTGCCTTCACCGGGTTCCAAAAGACTTGCCGGAAAGAGAGCATAAATGCTCTAACCGTGGCGAAGTGATACCAGGAGACCTGAACTCCGCTCTTCTCATCAAGAGGCTTGGCATCCTCAAGCTAAGCAGCCCGCCCTCGGACGGAGGGTCGTCACCCACTGAGCAAGGGCCTCTGCCCTCCCTAAGGGAGATGGTAAGTCCAAGCAATGAAGCGGGAAGCCTACGAGTAAACTCGTAG
- a CDS encoding MoxR family ATPase, with product MSTSHNAKGPASTALLLRKQIQSVIVGRDETIDLMLATLFAGGHILVEGPTGTGKTTLAKSFAMAIGGTFKRVQLTPDLLPADVIGTAIYDNSKKEFVPRKGPIFANVVMADELNRASPRTQSAFLEAMQEKQVTIDVQTYQLPSPFVVIATQVPEDTGGIYPLTRTQLDRFAVKIDIGLPSRAEEGMIIERMDTIDHVSPITSLQEINSLIQTCNQIKVSEPVKEYLIDLVNNARKVSEVRDYPSPRATIWLYKVSKAIAMLNGRGYVLPDDVKSIAYPVLSHRLGLSTGGRPFSNPDEIKSKIEQLLKETPVPKL from the coding sequence TTGAGCACTTCCCACAATGCCAAAGGCCCTGCTTCGACTGCTCTCTTGCTTCGGAAGCAGATTCAAAGCGTGATAGTTGGAAGGGATGAAACAATTGATTTGATGCTCGCAACTTTATTCGCTGGTGGCCATATACTAGTTGAAGGACCTACTGGCACGGGGAAAACCACACTTGCAAAGTCGTTCGCCATGGCGATAGGTGGTACTTTCAAAAGGGTCCAGCTGACCCCGGACCTGCTCCCTGCAGATGTTATAGGAACAGCAATCTACGACAATTCCAAAAAAGAATTTGTGCCAAGAAAAGGGCCAATTTTCGCAAACGTCGTCATGGCTGATGAGCTGAACAGAGCCAGCCCCAGAACCCAGTCAGCATTTCTTGAAGCGATGCAAGAGAAGCAGGTTACAATCGATGTTCAGACATATCAGCTTCCTTCACCTTTTGTGGTGATAGCTACTCAGGTACCAGAAGATACAGGTGGAATCTATCCGTTGACAAGAACACAGCTTGACAGGTTCGCTGTCAAGATAGATATCGGTCTTCCAAGCAGGGCTGAAGAAGGGATGATTATCGAGAGAATGGATACGATAGACCACGTTTCTCCCATAACATCGCTTCAGGAGATCAACAGTCTAATTCAAACCTGCAACCAAATCAAGGTTTCAGAGCCAGTAAAGGAATACCTAATCGACCTGGTGAACAACGCCAGAAAGGTATCTGAAGTTAGGGATTATCCTTCTCCCAGGGCTACCATCTGGCTGTACAAGGTTTCGAAGGCTATAGCCATGCTGAATGGCAGAGGCTATGTTTTACCTGATGATGTCAAGTCAATAGCCTATCCAGTTCTTTCTCACAGGCTCGGTCTTTCAACCGGAGGGAGGCCTTTTTCAAATCCTGATGAGATAAAGAGCAAGATTGAACAGCTACTGAAGGAAACTCCTGTACCGAAACTTTAG
- a CDS encoding DUF4129 domain-containing protein, which translates to MKKILSVFCLLLLFLGQSLALAAGGIPRQVDPSTIQEQSPYPVSLLQFYEGITKLVGSGNFSSAIAQLNSSGLIHVPSQLQFIYSRFNSLLSQATSELEQVNSSISLATQELINGNLTSANSTLSEGYYELSLANVTLSELGSAAIQMESNFGLPSGQLQNQVNQLVLVEGNYKKNLDSLRSRLNNLITGIETDRAFSTVLTVSSSAQQAYLGSNITLYGQLVTSRNFPLANRTVQISSSTMSSPLYAITDAQGKFSVSLQLPYVYVAQATFYARFIPQGNDSAIYLGSSAAVTLKLLFYQPTILLNSPGQALPGSTIMVNGTFISNQTSSAEITISAFGSAQRLNAVNGTFSASISVPVQTADGYYAIIASSQPEKLVAPADYSSQILVRRIEANLSANLPAFVFGGETITIAGRAVAANGTALSGSSVTSVLANTVSSTSVQKDGTFVMTLFVPLLVTTGNSKISLDLQPGQSWVEAASIQKNIIAISPVAVIVPLLIVLIGILLFARQRNVVQAVIETIQKRAAAREEPRVHIVASDVVNAYNLLLQKLSTRGLAIKANETLREYLRRIAGNFPDLADDFAFLTRVVEEEIYGFGATEEDKHAAKLTAQKLLSTFNQ; encoded by the coding sequence ATGAAAAAGATACTTTCTGTCTTTTGCCTGCTGCTGCTCTTTCTTGGTCAGTCTCTAGCCTTAGCAGCAGGCGGCATACCAAGGCAGGTTGATCCATCAACCATCCAGGAGCAGAGTCCTTATCCTGTTTCGCTTTTACAATTTTATGAAGGAATTACTAAGCTTGTTGGATCTGGGAACTTTTCCAGCGCAATAGCCCAGCTCAATTCATCAGGCCTTATTCATGTGCCATCGCAGCTTCAATTCATCTATTCCAGGTTCAATTCTTTGCTCAGTCAGGCCACATCTGAGCTCGAACAGGTTAACTCATCGATCAGTTTGGCTACTCAAGAACTTATCAATGGTAACTTGACATCAGCAAATTCTACTTTGTCGGAGGGGTACTATGAGTTATCCCTTGCAAACGTAACACTCTCTGAGTTGGGATCTGCAGCAATCCAGATGGAGAGTAATTTTGGTCTACCTTCAGGCCAGCTTCAAAATCAGGTAAATCAGCTGGTTTTGGTCGAAGGGAATTACAAAAAGAACCTAGATTCACTGAGAAGCAGACTAAACAATCTCATAACAGGTATTGAGACTGACAGAGCGTTTTCGACTGTCCTGACAGTAAGCTCATCTGCACAACAAGCATATCTAGGAAGCAACATAACCCTTTATGGTCAACTGGTAACTAGCAGGAACTTCCCTCTTGCCAACAGAACAGTTCAGATCTCTTCGTCGACAATGAGTTCTCCATTATACGCGATTACAGATGCTCAGGGAAAGTTCTCCGTATCTCTGCAACTGCCATATGTCTATGTTGCTCAGGCAACATTCTACGCGAGGTTCATTCCTCAGGGAAATGACTCAGCTATCTATCTAGGCTCTTCAGCTGCAGTAACTCTAAAGCTGCTTTTCTATCAGCCAACGATTCTTCTCAATTCGCCAGGTCAGGCATTACCCGGTTCAACCATAATGGTCAACGGTACTTTCATAAGCAATCAAACATCCAGTGCTGAAATAACCATAAGCGCATTTGGCTCTGCGCAGAGGCTTAATGCAGTGAACGGAACTTTCTCTGCATCAATATCTGTGCCTGTTCAGACGGCTGATGGCTACTATGCCATAATAGCTTCCTCACAACCTGAAAAGCTGGTTGCTCCTGCGGATTATTCGTCTCAGATACTTGTTAGGAGAATAGAAGCTAACCTGAGTGCAAACCTTCCGGCTTTTGTGTTCGGGGGTGAAACAATAACAATAGCTGGAAGAGCGGTTGCAGCTAATGGTACAGCTCTATCAGGTTCTTCAGTAACCTCTGTCCTAGCCAATACTGTTTCAAGCACCTCTGTACAGAAAGATGGCACGTTTGTTATGACGTTATTCGTACCTCTTCTTGTTACAACTGGAAATTCAAAGATCAGCTTAGACCTTCAGCCTGGTCAGTCATGGGTTGAAGCAGCAAGCATTCAAAAGAATATTATAGCAATCAGTCCAGTAGCTGTAATAGTTCCTTTGTTGATCGTTCTAATAGGCATATTACTGTTCGCAAGACAGAGAAATGTTGTTCAAGCTGTCATTGAGACAATCCAGAAGAGAGCAGCTGCAAGAGAAGAACCTAGGGTTCATATCGTGGCATCGGATGTTGTAAATGCCTACAACCTTCTGCTGCAGAAACTCTCTACCAGAGGCTTGGCTATCAAAGCCAATGAGACGTTGAGGGAATACCTGAGGAGGATAGCAGGAAACTTTCCTGACTTGGCTGATGACTTCGCATTCTTAACAAGGGTGGTGGAAGAAGAAATCTATGGTTTTGGGGCAACTGAAGAAGATAAGCATGCTGCAAAACTGACTGCACAAAAGCTGCTTTCTACTTTCAATCAATGA
- a CDS encoding transposase, with amino-acid sequence MLNSIIADIWGSIVWKKKMQEGKKKQQQYRLIPNYRKDKQFRAELRNKYLVGWDYAAHWVDSALKTAFSIMKSWRKNYVKGRRKALCPKAKRLFVRAKQTLCKLEGEGLRVTIAPHRFVYFDLSKRYFKLPDNVSSNGIGEPIITPEQIHLPINVQDERIEPIAEKIAWDSNMMSMDAYSPETGWVKIDTRALAAVHISSFEKRRSVQRKASKSKKVKRILAKYSRRERNRARKHQIEVARVIRSLARVNGFEELRKEGMYTRSKMWNRGIARTDWRGIMKKVKEWNGNDGDKAIVELQPKNTSKECSRCGLISRDLNGSILECKSCGLKIDRQLNAAINLYLKMEGVPHRREWWDDNILPSLMGGYLLTGAERKAPDELVRELHDAVKPKLYYAYDRYADAYLPMPT; translated from the coding sequence GTGCTCAACAGCATCATAGCAGATATATGGGGTTCAATTGTGTGGAAGAAGAAAATGCAGGAGGGGAAGAAGAAGCAGCAGCAGTACAGGTTAATACCTAACTACAGAAAGGATAAGCAGTTCAGAGCAGAGCTGAGGAATAAATACTTGGTTGGATGGGATTACGCAGCCCACTGGGTAGATTCTGCATTGAAGACAGCGTTCTCTATAATGAAATCATGGAGGAAAAACTACGTGAAAGGAAGGAGGAAAGCATTATGCCCTAAAGCCAAGAGGCTCTTTGTAAGAGCGAAGCAGACATTATGCAAGCTTGAAGGAGAGGGGTTAAGGGTAACTATTGCCCCCCATCGATTTGTCTACTTCGACTTATCCAAGAGGTACTTCAAGCTTCCAGACAACGTTTCCAGTAATGGTATTGGAGAGCCGATAATAACACCTGAGCAGATTCATTTACCAATTAATGTACAGGATGAGAGGATTGAACCGATTGCAGAGAAGATTGCCTGGGACTCAAATATGATGAGCATGGATGCTTACTCGCCTGAGACTGGATGGGTGAAGATAGATACAAGGGCATTAGCGGCAGTGCACATATCATCGTTCGAGAAGAGGAGAAGTGTTCAGAGAAAAGCTTCGAAGTCAAAGAAGGTGAAGAGAATACTAGCTAAATATTCAAGGAGAGAAAGGAACAGAGCTAGAAAACATCAGATAGAGGTGGCTAGAGTAATCAGGTCTTTAGCTAGAGTGAATGGCTTCGAAGAGCTGAGAAAAGAAGGCATGTACACAAGGTCAAAGATGTGGAATAGAGGAATAGCGAGGACAGACTGGAGAGGCATCATGAAGAAAGTGAAGGAATGGAATGGTAATGATGGTGATAAAGCAATAGTTGAGCTGCAGCCAAAGAACACATCTAAGGAATGCTCCAGATGTGGGTTGATCAGCAGAGACCTGAACGGAAGCATCCTTGAATGTAAGAGCTGTGGGCTCAAGATAGACAGGCAGCTCAATGCAGCTATCAATCTATACCTGAAGATGGAGGGGGTTCCCCATCGGAGGGAATGGTGGGATGATAACATCCTGCCATCTTTGATGGGTGGGTACCTCCTGACAGGGGCGGAGCGGAAGGCTCCCGATGAACTCGTGAGGGAGCTGCATGATGCTGTGAAGCCCAAGCTTTACTATGCATATGATAGGTATGCTGATGCATACCTACCTATGCCTACGTAG
- a CDS encoding helix-turn-helix domain-containing protein, which translates to MQKDTMSAFIEFARKASDFSTTLSEYLDGYAALTPAEKAEINLKIARLLFGKWTIEILTVIYNMGSPRFGEIKNILKGASSKVISNRLKLLEDFGMIEREVESGRPPSVRYRLTEDGRVIAKLGEPVFLFFGIVKGFYRREGSNKGQSKDTRT; encoded by the coding sequence ATGCAAAAGGACACCATGTCTGCTTTCATAGAGTTTGCCAGGAAGGCATCTGATTTCTCTACCACACTATCAGAGTATCTAGATGGCTATGCTGCCCTGACTCCGGCTGAGAAGGCTGAGATAAACCTGAAGATTGCAAGGTTACTTTTTGGCAAATGGACGATAGAAATCCTGACAGTCATCTATAATATGGGTTCTCCTAGGTTTGGAGAAATAAAGAACATCCTCAAGGGGGCAAGTTCTAAGGTAATCTCAAACAGGTTGAAGTTGCTGGAGGATTTCGGTATGATAGAAAGAGAAGTTGAATCAGGAAGACCTCCTTCAGTAAGGTATCGTCTAACCGAAGATGGCAGAGTAATCGCAAAGTTGGGTGAGCCAGTCTTCCTCTTCTTTGGGATTGTAAAGGGCTTCTACCGGAGAGAAGGCAGTAATAAAGGTCAAAGCAAAGATACCAGAACATAG
- a CDS encoding GTP-binding protein — protein sequence MGIPEKIKRIEEDLKRTQVNKKTEHHIGLLRARLAKLKQELEEQQSKGGGSSLGFDVKKSGDASVVLIGLPSVGKSTLLNRLTNAKSKVGAYQFTTLDVVPGMMEYRGANIQILDLPGIIEGASSGRGLGKRVLSVARSADLILFVVDVFQPEARRLLERELRSIGIRVDEEPPNIQVEKTDAGGISVIQAVKMTKMTERLVKDIARMYGVNNARIVIREDITDEQLTDVLLGNRVYLPSLTVMNKVDLVNAGFINELQSKLEYKFIPVSAEADINLQALKEEIFRRLGFIRIYMKPRGREADFEEPMIVRSGSTVLEICNKLHRNMKDDFRYAMVWGKSAKFDGQKVGLDHVLMDEDILTLVTK from the coding sequence ATGGGCATACCTGAGAAGATCAAAAGGATTGAAGAAGACCTTAAGCGAACTCAGGTGAACAAGAAGACTGAGCATCATATTGGCCTTCTCAGGGCGAGACTTGCAAAACTGAAGCAGGAACTTGAAGAGCAGCAATCCAAGGGAGGAGGCTCAAGCCTAGGGTTTGACGTCAAAAAGTCAGGCGATGCGAGCGTGGTACTAATAGGATTACCGAGCGTAGGCAAGTCTACTTTGCTAAACAGGCTGACAAATGCCAAGTCAAAGGTTGGAGCCTATCAGTTCACTACGCTCGATGTGGTTCCTGGGATGATGGAATACAGAGGTGCGAATATCCAGATACTTGATTTACCAGGCATAATAGAGGGAGCATCATCGGGAAGGGGTCTCGGCAAAAGAGTTCTTTCAGTAGCCAGGTCCGCAGACCTGATCCTCTTTGTGGTTGATGTGTTTCAACCAGAAGCAAGGAGGCTGCTTGAGAGAGAGTTGAGGAGCATAGGGATAAGGGTCGACGAAGAGCCTCCTAACATTCAGGTCGAGAAGACAGATGCTGGAGGAATATCAGTAATACAGGCTGTAAAGATGACAAAGATGACAGAAAGGCTAGTCAAAGATATTGCCAGGATGTACGGGGTAAACAATGCAAGAATCGTCATCAGAGAGGATATTACTGATGAGCAGCTCACAGATGTACTGCTGGGGAACAGAGTTTATCTGCCATCGCTCACTGTTATGAATAAAGTGGACCTGGTGAACGCAGGTTTCATCAATGAGCTCCAGAGCAAGCTAGAATACAAATTCATCCCAGTCTCGGCAGAAGCAGATATCAATCTGCAGGCATTGAAGGAAGAGATATTCAGACGCCTTGGTTTCATAAGAATCTACATGAAGCCAAGGGGTAGAGAGGCTGATTTCGAAGAGCCCATGATAGTAAGGAGCGGGTCAACTGTGCTAGAAATATGCAACAAGCTTCACAGGAACATGAAGGATGATTTCAGGTATGCAATGGTCTGGGGTAAGAGTGCAAAGTTTGACGGCCAAAAGGTCGGCCTTGACCATGTATTGATGGATGAAGATATCCTCACACTTGTTACGAAGTAA
- a CDS encoding DUF4350 domain-containing protein codes for MMRWLSLGIAIGLVFSLVIISFYPSNNDYSLQNPYWNGMSDLRNLIHPIMVANDANLSLLYAAQPPGNFILLELGPTLPYSQQDIKAISSFVSQGGSLVIADDFGSGNQLLQGLNLNIRFAGILLLDPLFNVKAEELPLITSINIKGIRSIAFNYATYLNFSAPGALNYSANILAYSSSFSFADLRQTGSYAAGDISGPLPVIAMVNYGAGRIIVISDSSLFLNSMLNQADNLALLNALISGKTPLIDTSHWIYSYQSEATILVHSVYNFIRNTGSNYAIAAVVVFLIARIKFKAASANGREEISILRKHPDWDSEMFLRLQQERQKLRRAH; via the coding sequence ATGATGAGATGGCTATCACTTGGCATAGCGATAGGCCTAGTTTTTTCTCTTGTTATCATTTCATTTTACCCCTCGAACAACGACTACAGTCTTCAGAATCCATACTGGAATGGCATGTCTGATTTGAGAAACTTGATTCATCCTATTATGGTTGCAAACGATGCCAACCTTTCGTTGCTATACGCAGCTCAGCCACCAGGCAACTTCATCCTGCTTGAATTAGGACCTACTTTACCCTATTCTCAGCAGGATATTAAGGCAATATCGTCATTCGTCAGTCAGGGAGGCTCTCTAGTAATTGCAGATGACTTTGGTAGCGGAAACCAGCTCCTTCAGGGTTTGAACTTGAACATAAGGTTTGCAGGGATACTTCTTCTTGACCCTTTATTCAACGTAAAGGCAGAGGAACTGCCTCTGATAACGAGTATAAATATAAAAGGAATCCGGAGCATCGCATTCAACTACGCAACATATCTGAACTTCTCAGCGCCAGGCGCTTTGAACTATTCTGCCAACATCCTTGCGTACAGCTCATCCTTCAGCTTTGCAGACCTAAGGCAGACTGGTAGCTATGCAGCAGGGGACATCAGCGGTCCTCTGCCCGTCATTGCTATGGTCAATTACGGTGCAGGCAGGATAATAGTAATCTCCGATTCAAGTCTCTTCCTGAACAGCATGCTGAATCAAGCAGATAATCTTGCTTTGTTGAATGCACTAATCTCCGGGAAGACACCTTTGATTGATACTTCTCACTGGATATACTCTTATCAATCAGAGGCGACTATACTTGTTCATTCTGTCTATAACTTCATACGGAATACTGGTTCGAACTACGCGATAGCAGCCGTAGTAGTCTTTCTTATAGCAAGAATCAAGTTTAAAGCAGCATCAGCAAACGGAAGGGAAGAGATTTCGATCTTAAGAAAACATCCGGACTGGGATAGCGAAATGTTTCTCAGGCTCCAGCAGGAGAGACAGAAACTCAGGCGAGCCCACTAA
- a CDS encoding ATP-binding protein produces MISQFIDREDELSILREEYSHLPSLVILYGKRRVGKTRLIEEFLKGKKAFIYTFPDSVKEVQLREFKEGASRFFNDEYISKLETDSWYDIFAYLHRIVGNGIAIVLDEFTYAIKADLKITSDLQRAWDALFSRKRILLVLCGSMLGMMNEAVLSSTSPLFGRRSRDILLQPLKPWHSLQFFNDKLYGIEGYMLVGGIPPYLTIASRYRSALNLVEREFLDQNGYFYREPYFLLSQELRETKTYFSIIMAISSGNSTANGIANYVGMETRKIFPYLQQLMSLQLIERTVPFMGPERAGRYFVKDNMLYSWFRLTYRRMGGFISSPRTGIDELSSILGDRFEEVVKEYIINFNLLPFRVEKAGKWWKDKDEIDLIAVNTNEKKVCFIEVRWSSLSHSEALELGKRLQGKATQFEWNKDKRKESYCIVAREIEDKEELTDAGYTCIELKDILKVSSS; encoded by the coding sequence ATGATTAGTCAATTTATAGACAGAGAAGACGAGCTCTCGATACTCAGAGAAGAATACAGTCATCTCCCTTCGCTCGTTATTCTTTATGGTAAAAGAAGGGTTGGAAAGACAAGATTAATAGAAGAGTTCCTGAAAGGCAAGAAGGCATTCATATACACCTTTCCTGACTCTGTCAAAGAGGTTCAGCTTAGAGAATTCAAAGAGGGAGCATCCAGATTTTTCAACGACGAATACATATCGAAGCTGGAAACAGACTCATGGTATGACATATTTGCTTACCTGCATAGAATCGTTGGGAATGGCATTGCGATCGTTTTAGACGAATTTACCTATGCAATAAAGGCTGACCTGAAGATAACCAGTGATCTGCAGAGGGCCTGGGATGCCTTGTTTTCCAGAAAAAGAATACTTCTCGTCCTCTGCGGTTCTATGCTTGGAATGATGAATGAAGCTGTCTTGTCTTCAACCTCTCCTCTGTTTGGAAGAAGAAGCAGAGACATACTCCTACAGCCACTTAAGCCTTGGCACTCTCTTCAATTCTTCAATGATAAACTGTACGGGATTGAAGGATACATGCTCGTGGGAGGGATTCCTCCATATCTGACCATTGCTTCAAGGTACAGAAGTGCACTGAATCTGGTAGAAAGAGAGTTTCTGGACCAGAATGGATACTTTTACAGAGAGCCATACTTCCTGCTGTCACAGGAGCTGAGGGAAACAAAGACATACTTCTCTATAATCATGGCAATATCTTCAGGCAACTCTACCGCGAACGGGATAGCGAACTATGTCGGAATGGAGACCAGAAAGATATTTCCGTATCTGCAGCAGTTAATGTCACTACAACTAATCGAAAGAACGGTACCTTTTATGGGGCCAGAAAGGGCTGGCAGATACTTCGTAAAGGACAACATGCTATACTCTTGGTTCAGGTTGACATATAGAAGAATGGGAGGGTTCATCAGCAGCCCCAGAACTGGTATTGATGAATTGAGCAGTATACTTGGAGATAGATTCGAGGAAGTTGTAAAGGAATACATCATCAACTTCAACCTGCTTCCATTTCGTGTTGAAAAGGCAGGCAAGTGGTGGAAAGATAAAGACGAAATAGACCTAATTGCTGTTAACACAAACGAAAAGAAGGTCTGCTTTATAGAAGTAAGATGGAGTAGCTTATCACACAGCGAGGCTTTGGAGCTGGGGAAAAGACTACAAGGCAAGGCAACGCAGTTTGAGTGGAACAAAGACAAGAGAAAGGAAAGTTATTGTATTGTGGCAAGAGAGATAGAAGATAAAGAAGAACTTACAGATGCAGGCTACACCTGTATCGAACTAAAAGATATCTTGAAAGTTTCTTCCTCCTGA